One region of Zingiber officinale cultivar Zhangliang chromosome 7B, Zo_v1.1, whole genome shotgun sequence genomic DNA includes:
- the LOC122006444 gene encoding heat stress transcription factor A-1-like, giving the protein MMPMDGSGGDGVSTPTSEVTTTTANHGLSGGSPPPFLSKTYEMVDDPATDAVVSWGPANNSFVVWNTAEFARVLLPKLFKHNNFSSFVRQLNTYGFRKVDPDRWEFANEGFLRGQKHLLKTISRRKSSQSHNQQQQPQTQNTIEVGKFGLEEEIERLKRDKNVLMQELVRLRQQQQSTDQQLNTLGQHLQGMEHRQQQMMSFLAKAMQSPGFLAQFVSQNDNNRRIVGVNKKRRLPRQGKLDGQSDVKDGQIVKYQPLINAAAKAMVMQILKFDKSPRSESFGNNPNYLIENFSSPPEGFNSRSSVKRITGVTLSEVPGVTLSEAPTNSCDSSLPTTSGYPATSSLAMPSDIHSSNAANTVTAAPSMNLSQGQAMMPNGFNQSHAGLNGGSVPMNPIPDFMNELLEIETDKFASDADVDILDDAEKLPSINDPFWEQFFAGSPLVGDAEEVDSSMHEPGDARIESGDKWDGTHNMAYLTEQMGNLASHTQLMPEIAHQNLAFSSTD; this is encoded by the exons ATGATGCCCATGGATGGCTCCGGAGGCGACGGCGTCAGTACTCCTACGTCGGAAGTGACAACGACGACGGCGAACCATGGACTTAGCGGTGGCTCTCCTCCTCCGTTCCTTAGCAAGACATACGAGATGGTGGATGACCCGGCGACGGATGCGGTTGTGTCGTGGGGGCCGGCCAACAACAGCTTTGTAGTGTGGAATACAGCAGAGTTCGCCAGGGTTCTTCTCCCCAAGTTGTTCAAGCATAATAACTTCTCCAGCTTCGTCCGTCAGCTTAATACCTAT GGTTTCAGAAAAGTTGATCCTGATCGATGGGAGTTTGCCAATGAAGGTTTCTTGAGAGGGCAAAAGCATTTGTTGAAAACAATTAGTAGGAGAAAATCAAGTCAGTCACATAACCAACAACAGCAGCCACAAACACAGAACACTATTGAGGTGGGGAAATTTGGTTTGGAGGAAGAGATAGAAAGGCTCAAGAGAGACAAGAATGTCCTCATGCAGGAACTGGTCAGGCTGAGGCAACAACAGCAAAGTACTGATCAGCAACTAAACACCTTGGGCCAGCACCTCCAAGGCATGGAACATCGCCAGCAACAAATGATGTCATTCTTGGCAAAGGCCATGCAAAGCCCTGGTTTCTTAGCCCAGTTTGTGTCACAAAATGACAACAATCGACGCATTGTTGGAGTAAACAAGAAGCGGAGATTGCCTAGGCAAGGCAAGCTGGACGGCCAAAGCGATGTGAAGGATGGCCAGATAGTTAAATACCAGCCCTTGATAAATGCAGCAGCAAAAGCAATGGTGATGCAGATTCTAAAATTTGACAAGTCACCTAGGTCGGAATCTTTTGGCAATAACCCGAACTACTTAATTGAGAATTTTTCATCTCCTCCTGAAGGTTTTAATAGCAGAAGTTCGGTAAAGCGAATAACTGGAGTTACTCTGTCTGAAGTCCCTGGAGTTACTCTGTCTGAAGCCCCTACAAATTCATGTGATTCATCTTTGCCCACGACCTCTGGGTATCCAGCAACATCCTCATTAGCCATGCCATCTGATATTCATTCTTCTAATGCAGCAAATACTGTGACGGCGGCGCCTAGTATGAATCTTTCTCAAGGCCAGGCCATGATGCCAAATGGATTCAATCAGAGCCATGCAGGACTGAACGGTGGAAGCGTTCCTATGAATCCTATTCCAGACTTCATGAATGAGTTGCTAGAAATCGAGACCGATAAGTTTGCTTCTGATGCTGATGTGGATATACTAGACGATGCCGAGAAGCTTCCAAGCATCAATGATCCTTTCTGGGAGCAGTTCTTTGCAGGCAGCCCACTCGTGGGAGATGCTGAAGAGGTTGATTCGAGCATGCATGAACCTGGCGATGCAAGAATAGAATCAGGGGACAAGTGGGACGGCACTCATAACATGGCTTACCTCACAGAGCAGATGGGGAATCTTGCCTCACATACACAGTTAATGCCTGAGATCGCCCACCAGAATCTGGCTTTCTCGAGTACAGACTAA